From the genome of Mixophyes fleayi isolate aMixFle1 chromosome 2, aMixFle1.hap1, whole genome shotgun sequence, one region includes:
- the SNRPE gene encoding small nuclear ribonucleoprotein E encodes MAYRGQGPKVQKVMVQPINLIFRYLQNRSRIQVWLYEQVNMRIEGCIIGFDEYMNLVLDDAEEIHLKTKSRKQLGRIMLKGDNITLLQSVVN; translated from the exons ATGGCGTACCGAGGGCAGGGACCGAAGGTTCAGAAAGTGATGGTTCAGCCCATC AATCTCATCTTCAGGTATCTTCAAAAT AGATCGCGGATACAAGTGTGGCTATATGAGCAAGTCAACATGCGTATAGAAGGTTGCATCATT ggatTTGATGAGTATATGAACTTGGTGTTGGATGATGCAGAAGAAATTCACCTGAAAACAAAGTCCCGGAAACAGCTTG GTCGCATTATGTTGAAAGGTGACAACATTACTTTGCTACAGAGTGTCGTGAATTAA